DNA from Synechococcus elongatus PCC 6301:
GACTTTAAGGTAGCGGGCACCGATCAGGGCATTACGGCTCTGCAGATGGATATGAAAATCCATGGTCTGCCCTTAGAGATCATTGCGGATGCCATCAACCAGGCGAAGCCGGCGCGTTTGCACATCCTCAACAAGATGCTGGAAGCGATCGCCACGCCTCGGGCTGACCTTTCGACCTATGCGCCCCGCCTGTTCCGGATTCAAATCAATCCTGAGCAAATTGGCTTGGTCATTGGTCCTGGTGGCAAAACAATCCGCTCTATCACTGAGCAAACTGGTGCCAAGATCGACATCGAAGATACGGGAGCCGTGACCATCTCGGCAGTCGATGCTGATTCGGCGCTGCGAGCGAAGTCGATCATCGAAGGCATGACCCGCACAATCACTGCCGGCGATGTCTACATCGGCAAAGTGACCCGCATCATCCCGATTGGAGCCTTTGTGGAGTTCCTGCCGGGCAAAGAAGGCATGATTCACATCTCGCAAATTGCCGATTATCGGGTGGCTCGTGTTGAAGATGAGCTGACGGTGGGCGATGAGGTCGTGGTCAAAGTCCGCGAGATTGACCAAAAGGGTCGGGTTAACCTCACCCGTAAAGGGATTGATCCGGAGGAAGTCTCAGCAGCACGGGCGGCTGTCGAAGCGTCTTAGGTCCCTGAGGGCCACTCAGACTCCTTGAGCTGAGGCTCTTTCAAGCTTTCAGATAACAAGCGGTAGGGGATTCGTCTCGTACCGCTTGTTAGTTCGAATTTTCGTGAGCTTTGGCTGAATCTAAGTCACTCAACCTCTGTCGGCAAAGACAGTGAGACCTGCAAGTTGCCGCGATCGCCCGTGCTGGATTGACCTCAATTACTCAGACCTATAAGAAAAAACCCAGCCCTACCAGGACCGGGTTGAACGAGTCATCAATTCGGAGCGGTCAGCTACTTCGTCAAGGCTGGCTCACGAGAGTCTTCTGTGGCAGACATCGGAGCTTTTGCGAGAACGGCTGATTCACTCGACTTCGTTTCAGGAACGACGGAGCTCTGCGGCTCAGCCTCGTGCGATTGGTGAATGCGGATGCCGATGAAAACGTCGTAGATAAAGTTCCAGAAATCTTTTTTGCTGGAGAGAATCCCGAGCGTTTGCGGCGACTGGCGTAGGTCCAACAACGGCTTGGTAGCGTGGTAGGCCGGTCGGTAGAGATACCAGGGGATCGATGGCCAGAGGTGATGGATCAGGTGATAGTTCTGACCCATGATCAGGATGTTCATCACCTGACCGGGATAGACCCGTGCATTGCGCCAGCGGTTGCGCTCTTGGAAGGGGCGGTGGGGTAAATAGTCGAAGAAGAGTCCTAGGGCAATGCCAACGACCAAGGCTGGAGCCAGCCAGTAGTTCATCAGGAAGCCCAGGAAGCCAAACTTGACGCCGCAGGCAAAGATGCCGATGACCACAGCGCGACTGAGGAACCATTCGAGTAATTCAAATTTCTTCCAAAGGCGGCGCTGGAAGAAATAGATCTCGTGATAGAAGAAGCGCGGTGCGATCAACCACAGCGGCCCAAAGGTGGAAACGATGTGGTCGGGATCGTTCTTGGGATCGTTGACGTGGGCGTGATGTTGCAGGTGAACCCGCGTAAACACCGGAAAAGTAAAGCCCAGCAATAGTGCACTGCCATGTCCCAAAATCGCATTCAGAATGCGACTGGCGTGAGCCACATTATGAGAGGCATCGTGAATGACGGTGCCTACCAAATGTAAGGCTGTGACACTCAGAAGGAAAGATAGCCAGTGGGGCCAACTCCAGCACCAGTACCCCAAAACTGAGAGCGCCGCGCAGGTATAACCTGCCAAGAAGAGTGCGACGGTGGGGTTGAAGCCTCCTGGAGCACCAAGAAACTTCTTCGGTACTGTCAGGGGCGTTTGAGCCTCTGACATGCCTGCCAGACTCCGTTGAATGGTTCTCGCGTAGTATACGACACCGCTTTTGAAAGGTGAAATTTTATGAAGCCTTTCTCAGGATTGGTACGGATGGTGAATCCAGCACGCCAGTGTCAATTAATACGTTAGCCAGAGAATAACTAGTTCAGTCAAGAAGTCAATCGCTTTGGGCGCAATCGCTAGAAGAATCTATCAGTTTTGAGCAATTTTGAGGATGCGGACGAAAGGACTTGAACCTTCACACCTTGCGGTACCAGAACCTAAATCTGGCGCGTCTGCCAATTCCGCCACGTCCGCGAACCGGAGGCTATCCTAGCACGAGGCCAGAGCGATCGCTGTGACCAGCGAATTTCCATCTGTCCCTGACAATAGGTTGCAGACTCGCAGGAGAGGAAGACGATGCTGGCGCTGCTACTGGCGATCGCGGTGGCGATCGCAGCTCTGGGACTGTTTTTGGCTGCAGTGCTCTTGCCGCCCTTGACCCGTCGCAGTGACTTGATTTGGAGCGGCGTTGCGGGTCTGTACGCCCTGATCCTCTGGAATGCTCACAGCCAATTTCGCGGGGCGCTGTTGCTGAGTCAAATTGCCGCGATCGCACTCTTGGGGTGGTTGGGTCAGCAAGCGATCCAAAGCCGCTGGTTGGCACTCAGTCCTGAAGATCAAGCGGCTTGGCAACAGGGCTTACTCTGGCAGCAAGGTTGGCAGCGTTTTCAGAAATTAGATTGGAAAGCGGTTTGGTCCACACCCAGCCGTGAAACCTCAGCCAGTTCGGGCCCTGGGCTGCTTGGTGGACTGCGCAATCGTCTTCAAGGCCGTAAGACTCACGGCAAAAAATTTGTCCGCCCTGAAGAGTCAACTCCGGCTGCTCCTGTCACTGAGGAAGCCGTTGCAGAACTGCAAGAACCAGTTGTCACCGAACCTGCAGAGCAAACAGAAGTCGCGATCGCAGCGGCCACGACCCAACAAGCCATTGCTGAAGTCGTAACGGAAGCTGTCGAGACGGTAACGGATCAAGTGGAATCAGCGATCGCAGCGGTCACTGAACCAGTTGTGGATGCCGCGACTGACCTGACCGAGGGAGTCGAGGAAACTATCGCTGAAGTTAGCGAAGTCGCTGAAACGGTCACCGAATCAGTCACAGAAGTGGTAGAGCCAGTTGCAGACACGGCGATCGAAGAAACTTCTGTTGCTGTGGAATCTGTTGAAACAGCAGTTACAGAGACGATCGAGCAGTCCACTGAGGTTGTTGAAGACTTCGTTGAAGCACAAGCTGCTGAGGCAGTGGTCGAAGTGGCAGTAGAAGAATCGGTAGAGGCCAGTGAACCTGCGCTAGAAGTCACGACTGAAGTTGTTGAGACTGAACCGGCAGCGATCGCAACCCCTGAAGTCTCAGACCAGCTAGAGGTCGATCGCGAGGAAGTCACCGAAGCGGTTGCGGATGTAGAAGCTCCAGTCGCAACAGCGAGCGCCCCTGAGGCAGAAGCGGCGACGGCAGAGAGCTCTCTCAGCCCAGTCGAAGCGATTGTCGAAACGGCAGAGGCAGCCGAGATCGCGTCTGAGAGGGCAGACGGTCCTGAATCAGAGCCCACACCTGAGGCGGTGACGGAAGCTGAGTCCGAAGCGATCGTTGTAGTTGAGGACAGTCCTGCTGCTGAACGGGAGGAAGAGGCGATCGCGCCGGATGTGGTCAAGCCTGATGTGGAAGCCGTTGCGATCGTTGTGGATCCTGAGGTGTCTGCTACACCTGTGGAATTGCAGCCGGTGATTATCGGCAGTCTGGATGAATTGCGCAATCCTGACCCTGATCTAGCCGAACGTTTGGGCTTGTCTTAGTGCCCTCAGTTGAAGCGCTAGGAGTCTGTCAAGGATAATGGGATGACTGCCCGTCGACCCCGGATTCCAGCGTGGCTGAAGTTTCTGCCTACAAAGACACCCTCAATCTGCTCCAAACACCGTTCAACATGCGCGCCAACGCGCCGGTGCGGGAGCCAGAAATTCAGCAGTTCTGGGCCGATCGGCAGATTTACGAAACCCTGTCTCGACAGAATCCGGGCGCACCGTTTGTGCTGCACGATGGCCCGCCCTACGCCAACGGGGCGCTGCACATGGGACACGCCCTCAACAAAACCCTGAAGGACATCATCAACAAGTACCAACTGCTACAAGGGCGGAAGGTGCGCTACGTGCCGGGTTGGGACTGCCACGGCCTGCCGATCGAGCTGAAAGTCTTGCAGGAGCTGTCTTCGGAGGAGCGTCGCAATCTCACACCTTTGACGCTGCGGCAAAAGGCTAAGGCCTACGCCTTGGCGCAAGTGGAGCAACAAAGCCAAAGTTTTCAGCGCTACGGCGTTTGGGCCGATTGGGATGCGCCCTATTTGACGCTGACGCCGGAATACGAAGCGGCACAAATTGATGTCTTTGGACAGATGGTCCTGAAGGGCTACATCTATCGCGGCCTCAAGCCCGTCCATTGGAGCCCCAGTTCACGCACGGCGCTGGCGGAAGCTGAGCTGGAATATCCAGACGGCCACACCTCGCGCAGCATCTACGTGGCGATGCCGATCGTGCAGCTCTCAGAAGCGGCGCAGCCGTTGCTGGGGAATTACGCCAATCTGGCGCTGGCGATCTGGACGACGACACCTTGGACAATTCCGGCCAACCTCGCCGTGGCGGTCAATGGTGAGCTGACCTACGCGGTGGTGCAAGCGGGCGATTGCCATTTGATTGTGGCTGCGGAACTGGCGGAGAGTCTGAGCAAGACCTTTGCCACCGAGCTAACTGTTCTGGCGACCTTCCCGGGATCGGTTCTGGAACATAGCCGCTATCGCCACCCGCTCTACGATCGCGAAAGTCCCGTGGTGATTGGCGGCGACTACATCACGACCGAATCCGGTACCGGCTTGGTACATACGGCACCCGGCCATGGTCAGGATGACTTTATCGTCGGCAACCGTTACGGGCTGGAGGTCTTCTGCCCTGTTGATGACAAGGGCGACTTTACGGCGGCTGTGGGCGATCGCCTCGTGGGCAAAAATGTCCTCAAGGATGCCAATGCAGCGGTCATCGAGTGGCTGACCGAAGTCGGCGCGCTGCTGAAGGAAGAGAGCTACGCCCACCGCTATCCCTACGATTGGCGCACCAAAAAGCCGACGATTTTCCGTGCGACCGAGCAGTGGTTTGCCTCGGTGGAAGGCTTCCGCGAGCAGGCTCTGCAGGCGATCGCTGAAGTGGACTGGATTCCGGCGCAGGGCGAAAACCGAATCACCTCAATGGTCAGTGAGCGTAGTGATTGGTGCATCTCGCGGCAGCGGACCTGGGGTGTGCCGATTCCTGTTTTCTACGATGAAGAAAGCGGCGAAGCACTGCTGAATGCCGAGACAATCGCCCATGTGCGCGCGATCGTGGCAGAACGCGGCTCCGATGCTTGGTGGGAACTCGACGTTGCTGACCTGCTGCCTGAGCCCTACCGCAGCAATGGCCGGCGCTATCGCAAAGGCACCGACACAATGGATGTCTGGTTTGACTCCGGTTCCTCGTGGGCGGCGGTTGCCTCGCAGCGCGAAGGCTTGCACTACCCTGCCGATCTCTATCTGGAAGGATCGGATCAGCATCGCGGCTGGTTCCAATCCAGTCTGCTGACCAGCGTGGCTTGCAACGGCCATGCGCCCTATCGGCGCGTCTTGACCCATGGCTTCGCGCTGGATGAAAAGGGTCGGAAGATGAGCAAATCGCTGGGCAATGTGGTTGACCCTGCGATCGTAATTAACGGTGGCAAGGATCAAAAACAGGAGCCGCCCTACGGTGCTGATGTGTTGCGTCTTTGGGTGTCATCGGTTGACTATTCCTCCGATGTGCCGATTGGCAAAAACATCCTCAAGCAGATGGCGGATGTCTACCGTAAGATTCGCAATACGGCACGATTCTTGTTAGGTAATCTGCACGACTTTGATCCGGCTAAAGATGCGCTGCCTTGGGAAAAACTACCGGAACTCGATCGCTATCTCCTGCATCGACTGCGCGAAGTTATTCTTGAAATTCAAGATGCTTTTGAGAGCTTCCAGTTTTTCCGATTCTTCCAGACGGTTCAGAACTTCTGTGTCGTTGATCTGTCTAACTTCTATTTAGACATCGGCAAGGATCGCCTCTACATCAGTGCGCCGGATAGTCTGCGGCGGCGCAGTTGCCAAACGGTACTGGCAATTTGTGTGGAAGCGTTAGCGACTGCGATCGCGCCTGTGCTCTCGCACATGGCCGAGGACATTTGGCAAAGCTTGCCCTATCCAGCTCGGACAAAATCAGTTTTCCAAGCCGGTTGGGTTCAGCTTCAGGATGACTGGAATCAACCAGAACTTGCGGCCAAGTGGCAACAACTGCGCGACCTGCGGAGTGAAGTCAACAAGGTGTTGGAGCAAGCCCGACGCGATCAGGCGATCGGATCTTCCCTAGAAGCGAAACTCCAGCTGTGGGTGGCAGATTCGGATTGGCGGGCTGCCTTGGCCGATCGCAATCCGGCTGACAGTCTCTCGGGAACGGCGGTCGATGATCTGCGCTATCTCTTCTTGGTATCGCAAGTGGAATTGCGTGATCAACCCACGGGCTTAACCGAGGCGAAGTATCACGCTCAGACGGAAGATTGGGCGATCGCGGTGGTTGATGCCGAAGGGCAAAAATGCGATCGCTGCTGGAACTATTCGACCACTGTTGGCCAGAGTTCTGAGCATCCCGATCTTTGCGATCGCTGTGTCTCGGCACTGCAAGGCACGTTCTAGCGATCACGATTCTGAAGTTAGATCAGCAGCTTAAAAGTTCTGGGAGAGTCG
Protein-coding regions in this window:
- the crtR gene encoding beta-carotene hydroxylase; the encoded protein is MSEAQTPLTVPKKFLGAPGGFNPTVALFLAGYTCAALSVLGYWCWSWPHWLSFLLSVTALHLVGTVIHDASHNVAHASRILNAILGHGSALLLGFTFPVFTRVHLQHHAHVNDPKNDPDHIVSTFGPLWLIAPRFFYHEIYFFQRRLWKKFELLEWFLSRAVVIGIFACGVKFGFLGFLMNYWLAPALVVGIALGLFFDYLPHRPFQERNRWRNARVYPGQVMNILIMGQNYHLIHHLWPSIPWYLYRPAYHATKPLLDLRQSPQTLGILSSKKDFWNFIYDVFIGIRIHQSHEAEPQSSVVPETKSSESAVLAKAPMSATEDSREPALTK
- the ileS gene encoding isoleucine--tRNA ligase yields the protein MAEVSAYKDTLNLLQTPFNMRANAPVREPEIQQFWADRQIYETLSRQNPGAPFVLHDGPPYANGALHMGHALNKTLKDIINKYQLLQGRKVRYVPGWDCHGLPIELKVLQELSSEERRNLTPLTLRQKAKAYALAQVEQQSQSFQRYGVWADWDAPYLTLTPEYEAAQIDVFGQMVLKGYIYRGLKPVHWSPSSRTALAEAELEYPDGHTSRSIYVAMPIVQLSEAAQPLLGNYANLALAIWTTTPWTIPANLAVAVNGELTYAVVQAGDCHLIVAAELAESLSKTFATELTVLATFPGSVLEHSRYRHPLYDRESPVVIGGDYITTESGTGLVHTAPGHGQDDFIVGNRYGLEVFCPVDDKGDFTAAVGDRLVGKNVLKDANAAVIEWLTEVGALLKEESYAHRYPYDWRTKKPTIFRATEQWFASVEGFREQALQAIAEVDWIPAQGENRITSMVSERSDWCISRQRTWGVPIPVFYDEESGEALLNAETIAHVRAIVAERGSDAWWELDVADLLPEPYRSNGRRYRKGTDTMDVWFDSGSSWAAVASQREGLHYPADLYLEGSDQHRGWFQSSLLTSVACNGHAPYRRVLTHGFALDEKGRKMSKSLGNVVDPAIVINGGKDQKQEPPYGADVLRLWVSSVDYSSDVPIGKNILKQMADVYRKIRNTARFLLGNLHDFDPAKDALPWEKLPELDRYLLHRLREVILEIQDAFESFQFFRFFQTVQNFCVVDLSNFYLDIGKDRLYISAPDSLRRRSCQTVLAICVEALATAIAPVLSHMAEDIWQSLPYPARTKSVFQAGWVQLQDDWNQPELAAKWQQLRDLRSEVNKVLEQARRDQAIGSSLEAKLQLWVADSDWRAALADRNPADSLSGTAVDDLRYLFLVSQVELRDQPTGLTEAKYHAQTEDWAIAVVDAEGQKCDRCWNYSTTVGQSSEHPDLCDRCVSALQGTF
- a CDS encoding Ycf66 family protein, which codes for MLALLLAIAVAIAALGLFLAAVLLPPLTRRSDLIWSGVAGLYALILWNAHSQFRGALLLSQIAAIALLGWLGQQAIQSRWLALSPEDQAAWQQGLLWQQGWQRFQKLDWKAVWSTPSRETSASSGPGLLGGLRNRLQGRKTHGKKFVRPEESTPAAPVTEEAVAELQEPVVTEPAEQTEVAIAAATTQQAIAEVVTEAVETVTDQVESAIAAVTEPVVDAATDLTEGVEETIAEVSEVAETVTESVTEVVEPVADTAIEETSVAVESVETAVTETIEQSTEVVEDFVEAQAAEAVVEVAVEESVEASEPALEVTTEVVETEPAAIATPEVSDQLEVDREEVTEAVADVEAPVATASAPEAEAATAESSLSPVEAIVETAEAAEIASERADGPESEPTPEAVTEAESEAIVVVEDSPAAEREEEAIAPDVVKPDVEAVAIVVDPEVSATPVELQPVIIGSLDELRNPDPDLAERLGLS